A single region of the Brachypodium distachyon strain Bd21 chromosome 3, Brachypodium_distachyon_v3.0, whole genome shotgun sequence genome encodes:
- the LOC106865436 gene encoding cytosolic sulfotransferase 6, with the protein MAEAQSQSNHNGVADQEVGADQSLAPTPTAQQFPWVLYQSCWLRPSAVESVKVVQSQFTPRHDDVFLVTYPKCGTTWLKALAFAITRRSRHGSDADYSHHPLLTCHPQDLVPFLEMPYRQLHPISDLEALPSPRLLCTHIPLPLLPPSVFTLGCRVVYLCREPKDVLVSLWCFINKVNKNYTMDKAFDLFCEGVSSYGPIWDHNLGFWKKSVSDPDNVLFLKYDEMTAQPVEHVKMLAEFLGIPFTDEEVSQGIVEETVNLCSFEKLKSLPANSSGVSDRIGGVPMENSSYFRTGKVGDWKNHMTEEMAKKLDDIVEEKIKGSGLKF; encoded by the coding sequence ATGGCAGAAGCTCAGAGCCAGAGCAACCACAACGGCGTGGCGGATCAGGAAGTTGGTGCCGATCAGAGCCTTGCTCCAACTCCAACGGCGCAACAGTTCCCTTGGGTCCTGTATCAAAGCTGCTGGCTCCGACCCAGCGCCGTGGAGAGCGTCAAGGTGGTGCAAAGCCAGTTCACCCCACGCCACGACGACGTCTTCCTCGTCACGTACCCAAAGTGCGGCACCACCTGGCTAAAGGCCCTCGCCTTCGCCATCACCCGCCGCTCCCGCCACGGCAGCGATGCCGACTACAGCCACCACCCGCTGCTCACCTGCCACCCGCAGGACCTCGTGCCGTTCCTGGAGATGCCATACCGCCAGCTCCACCCAATCTCCGACCTCGAAGCGCTCCCTTCCCCGAGGCTCCTCTGCACCCACATCCCGCTCCCGCTGCTTCCCCCCTCGGTGTTTACGCTCGGCTGCCGGGTTGTGTACCTCTGCCGGGAGCCCAAGGACGTGCTCGTGTCGCTCTGGTGCTTCATCAACAAGGTAAACAAGAACTACACCATGGATAAAGCGTTCGATCTGTTCTGCGAGGGGGTATCCTCGTACGGGCCGATCTGGGATCACAACCTTGGGTTCTGGAAGAAAAGCGTGTCGGATCCCGACAACGTTCTTTTCTTGAAGTATGATGAGATGACGGCCCAGCCGGTGGAGCATGTCAAGATGCTCGCCGAGTTCCTTGGCATTCCTTTTACGGACGAGGAGGTGAGTCAGGGAATCGTTGAGGAGACCGTGAACCTTTGTAGCTTTGAGAAGCTGAAAAGCCTGCCGGCCAACTCGTCGGGAGTATCTGACCGGATTGGTGGGGTTCCAATGGAGAACTCTTCCTACTTCAGGACTGGAAAGGTTGGTGACTGGAAGAACCACATGACCGAAGAGATGGCAAAAAAGCTCGATGACATTGTCGAGGAGAAGATTAAAGGTTCTGGTCTCAAGTTTTGA